In Haloimpatiens massiliensis, the following are encoded in one genomic region:
- a CDS encoding GtrA family protein — protein sequence MDTKKTFNNLLQFITYALIGGSNELINLAILNFLTYITGIYSNKFILLIFELISFIAYSINGYFLNKKFTFKAKKSSYFKYASVLGTSAIFNTLLFIILNSNNMFNLSNSLWLNMSKIIASMTVGVITFLVNKFFVFKTKTL from the coding sequence ATGGACACTAAAAAAACGTTTAATAATTTATTACAATTCATAACTTATGCACTAATAGGAGGAAGCAACGAACTTATTAATTTGGCAATATTAAATTTTCTAACCTACATAACAGGTATATACTCTAATAAGTTCATACTTCTTATATTTGAATTAATATCTTTTATAGCTTATTCCATAAATGGTTACTTTCTAAATAAAAAATTTACTTTTAAAGCTAAGAAAAGTTCTTATTTTAAATACGCCAGTGTTCTTGGTACTTCAGCCATATTTAATACACTTTTATTTATAATTTTAAATTCAAACAATATGTTTAATTTATCAAATTCGCTTTGGCTTAATATGTCAAAAATAATTGCCTCCATGACTGTAGGCGTTATAACTTTTTTAGTTAATAAATTTTTTGTTTTTAAAACTAAAACATTATAA
- a CDS encoding methyltransferase domain-containing protein, with amino-acid sequence MFKEHDYVIWGDYCSCGSECYILQNKFHPWDEVDFSIKIQCKNCGKTIEVDKNKAEKFYNKKIFSYFEDVKGTVIDLGCGGGLLSKLLLNNKKVTKIYAIDNDMVCKKYIDELNGEDKITFLHMDISDLGEYFKEGQVDYIVSRDVFMFIRDTEKYFNDVNKIVSKGIKQMGWYISDNKRMKNKLFPEQIVKELTAKNWQVDLECLEWYKSGYFIRGFKKL; translated from the coding sequence TTGTTTAAGGAACATGATTATGTAATTTGGGGAGACTATTGTAGCTGCGGCAGTGAGTGCTATATATTGCAAAATAAGTTTCATCCTTGGGATGAAGTGGATTTTAGCATAAAGATTCAGTGTAAGAATTGTGGTAAAACAATAGAGGTAGATAAAAATAAAGCTGAAAAATTTTATAATAAAAAAATCTTTTCATATTTTGAAGACGTTAAAGGAACAGTTATAGATTTAGGATGTGGTGGGGGACTATTAAGTAAGCTTCTACTTAATAATAAAAAGGTTACAAAAATATATGCTATTGACAATGATATGGTATGTAAGAAATATATAGATGAATTAAATGGTGAAGATAAGATAACATTTTTACATATGGATATTAGTGATTTAGGCGAATATTTTAAAGAAGGACAAGTAGATTATATAGTAAGCAGAGATGTTTTCATGTTTATCCGTGATACAGAAAAGTACTTTAATGATGTAAATAAAATTGTATCAAAAGGAATTAAACAAATGGGATGGTATATTTCTGATAATAAAAGAATGAAAAATAAGTTGTTTCCTGAACAGATAGTAAAAGAGCTTACAGCGAAAAATTGGCAGGTAGATTTAGAATGCTTAGAATGGTATAAAAGCGGATATTTTATAAGAGGGTTTAAAAAATTATAA
- a CDS encoding alpha/beta hydrolase yields MMKEIYINRDGIKARINEWGNDQNPVIICFHGLGSTSLSFIELGYLLKNKYHIISIDLPGHGKTPGFLKEEDYEMPNMIKWIDKIVSSITKNSFFILAHSWGADIALHYIAASPSKVKKVMLLDGGYYIKNEIYAYEASRSGMIDSLQKEIDYYIKDFDEYCFHTLEEHIKLEKSNYNRWSLLLEEAATDLIRVEQGKYKYHANGFTAAGAIKSMYYYPIDSIYDRLITPICLLQSTLPESMNEIREILAWKFKIKTGSKVKKIEEAGHMIHWDKPHEVANEVFTWFK; encoded by the coding sequence ATGATGAAAGAAATTTATATAAATAGAGATGGGATTAAAGCAAGAATTAATGAGTGGGGAAATGACCAAAATCCAGTAATTATATGTTTTCATGGTTTGGGTAGTACAAGCCTCAGCTTTATTGAATTAGGTTATTTATTGAAGAATAAATATCATATTATATCTATAGATTTACCAGGACACGGAAAAACACCTGGATTTTTAAAAGAAGAAGACTATGAAATGCCTAACATGATTAAATGGATTGATAAAATTGTTTCGAGCATAACAAAAAATAGTTTTTTTATATTGGCACATTCATGGGGTGCGGATATTGCACTTCATTATATAGCTGCATCTCCATCAAAAGTTAAGAAGGTTATGTTGTTAGATGGGGGATATTATATAAAGAATGAGATCTATGCCTATGAGGCTTCAAGGTCAGGAATGATTGATTCTTTACAAAAAGAGATAGATTATTATATTAAAGATTTTGATGAATACTGTTTTCATACCTTAGAAGAACATATTAAATTGGAAAAGAGTAACTATAATAGATGGTCTCTTCTGTTAGAGGAAGCTGCAACGGATTTAATAAGAGTGGAACAAGGTAAATATAAATATCATGCAAATGGTTTTACTGCAGCAGGTGCTATAAAGTCAATGTATTATTACCCTATAGATTCCATTTATGATAGGCTTATTACTCCAATTTGTTTGCTTCAAAGTACACTGCCTGAGTCTATGAATGAGATTAGAGAAATTTTAGCTTGGAAATTTAAAATTAAAACAGGTTCCAAGGTGAAAAAAATTGAGGAAGCAGGACATATGATCCATTGGGATAAACCCCATGAAGTAGCTAATGAAGTATTTACTTGGTTTAAGTAA
- a CDS encoding M16 family metallopeptidase, which yields MEELIMKNGIKIVYEKAASDITSFSMAFNAGAIVEEKNQLGLAHVVEHMVFKGTKTRDEEEINELCDEYFGFNNAMTNYPYVVYYATCLSEDFHKAFQLYTDIVLNPIFPEEGFKEEIDVICQELREWKDDLAQYCEDELFYNSFSSRRIKNLIIGTEESVRSFKREDVVEFYNEHYIPENCVISVVSSLGFKDIVNEIENIFEKWKQENLESKEFIPLYENNNLGTFVKLKKDMETAKIQYIFPIHNLNDKEVKALRVFNAYFGEGTSSLLYQKIRTENGLAYDITSSIKNETGIKLFTIYVGTSKDKINQTINLINQQIQEVKSCKEIFTQDRVNKLCKSIKLKRSLGLEQSIRLSLNLAVYGIMYGEPLSLYEQIKDLDKVDENLILSTINKVLNSPSIQVIEPIK from the coding sequence ATGGAAGAGTTAATTATGAAAAATGGAATAAAAATTGTTTATGAAAAGGCAGCAAGTGATATAACATCTTTTTCTATGGCATTTAATGCAGGTGCTATAGTTGAAGAAAAAAATCAATTGGGACTTGCTCATGTGGTTGAACATATGGTATTCAAAGGTACAAAAACTAGAGATGAAGAAGAAATAAATGAATTATGTGATGAATATTTTGGATTCAATAATGCTATGACCAATTATCCATATGTAGTGTACTATGCTACATGCTTATCTGAAGATTTTCATAAAGCCTTTCAATTATACACTGATATAGTGCTAAATCCAATCTTTCCAGAGGAGGGCTTTAAAGAAGAAATAGATGTTATATGTCAAGAACTTAGAGAGTGGAAAGATGATTTGGCCCAGTATTGTGAAGATGAGCTTTTCTATAATTCTTTTAGTAGCAGAAGAATTAAAAATTTAATAATAGGTACTGAGGAGAGTGTGAGAAGTTTTAAAAGAGAGGATGTAGTTGAGTTTTATAATGAACACTATATTCCAGAGAACTGTGTAATAAGTGTGGTATCCTCACTAGGTTTCAAAGATATAGTGAATGAAATAGAAAATATATTTGAAAAATGGAAACAGGAAAATTTAGAAAGTAAAGAATTTATTCCATTGTATGAGAATAATAATCTAGGTACTTTTGTAAAGTTAAAAAAGGATATGGAAACAGCTAAAATACAATATATATTTCCAATACATAATTTAAATGATAAGGAAGTAAAAGCATTAAGGGTGTTTAATGCTTATTTTGGAGAAGGAACTAGCAGTCTTTTATATCAAAAGATAAGAACAGAGAATGGACTTGCCTATGATATAACTAGTAGTATAAAAAATGAAACAGGAATAAAACTTTTTACAATTTACGTAGGTACTTCAAAAGATAAAATAAACCAAACTATAAATTTAATAAATCAGCAAATACAAGAGGTAAAAAGCTGTAAAGAAATTTTTACACAAGATAGAGTCAATAAATTATGTAAAAGTATAAAGTTAAAGCGTTCTTTAGGACTTGAACAGTCTATAAGATTAAGCTTGAATTTAGCGGTTTATGGAATTATGTATGGTGAGCCTTTAAGTTTATATGAGCAAATAAAAGACTTAGATAAGGTAGATGAAAATCTTATACTTAGCACAATTAATAAAGTTTTAAATTCTCCTTCTATTCAGGTGATAGAACCAATTAAGTAG
- a CDS encoding M55 family metallopeptidase: MKIYISADIEGISGVVKGSQTTETGHDYERARRLMTEEVNAVIRGAKAAGACDILVNDSHGPMTNIIIEDLDEDARLISGNKKLYGMMEGLDESFDAVMLIGYHARHNTPGVLSHTYYGIVISEVKINGKVFGESEFNSLLAGHFGVPVVMVSGDNVLSDQVNAFNEKIETVVVKKAHSRYTAECVQPKKVHKMLEEATKKVLSSNYKDIIEPCKIKGPVELEMTFLNSGMAEATLFIPGVELIEANKIRYKAKDIVEAYKMRAGLTTLAASTLK; encoded by the coding sequence ATGAAAATTTACATATCAGCAGATATAGAGGGGATAAGTGGTGTAGTTAAAGGAAGTCAAACTACAGAAACAGGTCATGATTACGAAAGAGCAAGAAGACTCATGACTGAAGAAGTTAACGCAGTAATAAGGGGAGCAAAGGCTGCAGGAGCTTGTGATATATTAGTAAATGATTCTCACGGTCCTATGACAAACATAATTATTGAGGATTTAGATGAAGATGCAAGACTTATATCTGGAAATAAGAAACTTTATGGAATGATGGAAGGATTAGATGAAAGCTTTGATGCTGTAATGCTTATAGGATATCATGCTAGGCATAATACACCTGGTGTGCTTTCACACACATACTATGGAATTGTAATTTCAGAAGTAAAAATAAATGGAAAAGTATTTGGAGAATCTGAGTTTAATTCTCTTTTAGCGGGACATTTTGGAGTGCCTGTGGTTATGGTATCTGGTGATAATGTGCTTTCAGACCAGGTGAATGCATTTAATGAAAAAATAGAAACAGTAGTAGTTAAAAAAGCACACAGCAGATATACTGCAGAATGTGTACAACCTAAAAAGGTACACAAAATGCTAGAGGAGGCTACTAAAAAAGTACTTTCTTCAAATTATAAAGATATAATAGAGCCTTGCAAAATTAAAGGGCCAGTGGAACTAGAAATGACATTCCTAAATAGCGGCATGGCTGAAGCTACCTTATTTATTCCAGGAGTAGAACTTATTGAGGCAAATAAGATTAGATATAAAGCAAAAGATATAGTTGAAGCTTATAAGATGAGAGCTGGACTTACTACTCTTGCAGCTAGCACGTTGAAATAA
- a CDS encoding DNA topoisomerase IV subunit A, producing the protein MAKKVDIPKDNNIIEIPLEDAMPENYLPYAVEVAKDRALPDVRDGFKPVHRRILYGAYMLKAFPDKPYFKSARIVGDILGKFHPHGDTSVYDALVILAQSFSTRYPLIDGHGNWGSIDGDSAAAMRYTEARLTPIALEALRDIDKDVVDMTYNYSETEKEPRVLPSRYPNLLVNGTFGIAVGLSTNIPPHNLSEVIDGTIAYIENNDISVKELLNYIKGPDLPTGGVLIGKNSILSSYETGEGKVTLRAKTSIEKLENGRWGIVIKEFPYRKNKAKILQTISEMTADKKHSKTLESITDIRDESDRNGIRAVIEFRKSVEKDIVEKVLKYLFKKTDLQCNINFNMVALANGKPETMGLKTILKYYVDHQKEVVTRRTLKELEVTKKRFHIVEGFIKAIDIMDEILKVIRASKSKKDSENNLVSKLGFTPEQAQAIVELMLYKLTGLEIKVFQKEYRELEKKIKALEKILSSEKELYKVIKKELLDVKNMYGDERRTEIVKDDDEAKIEIEEIIIEEDNMITMSNEGFIKRISSKSYVRTNLGVEDIEYREGDFNKYFIESNTKHSLVVFTDKGNMYQTKVIELPELKWKEKGERLDSIIKGLNLEEERIVNVYSIDDFNSEKVFIFLTDEGTMKKSSLERFNTNYSKISALKLKNSEKLVDVNLMNSGRKEAYIEILTENDLKFTLKEPKLEEGDRNIKGITLVNLGSKNRIKSVKFIEEYSPKKLFIKISKTGNIKVSDKEVSGSVSYKWDDTILVFDSKGFVHQIPGYLLENISSDKFNLSNILDEFNKENIVLSTLSIRDFNEELDLYFFSKNGYVKKTALSEFKGNYISTVCYKFRNEDDLLIDVEAYNSSDKKDIIIITKKAMSIRFSADSVNYMGKIASGVTGISLREDDEVIFGALVATDVSKESSKFNEIAVSYTSNTEKIILTTNKKNVEEVSLDEIKLQNRAGRGKSIMMVVMDEILSGIKMK; encoded by the coding sequence ATGGCTAAAAAAGTTGACATACCTAAGGATAATAATATTATAGAAATACCTCTAGAAGATGCCATGCCTGAAAACTATTTGCCCTACGCAGTAGAAGTAGCTAAAGACAGGGCTCTTCCTGATGTAAGAGATGGATTTAAGCCAGTTCACAGAAGAATACTTTATGGTGCATATATGCTTAAGGCTTTTCCAGATAAGCCCTACTTTAAATCTGCAAGAATTGTAGGAGATATTCTCGGAAAATTTCATCCCCATGGAGATACTTCTGTATATGATGCTTTAGTTATATTAGCTCAAAGCTTTTCCACTAGATATCCTTTAATAGATGGACACGGTAACTGGGGAAGTATAGATGGTGATAGTGCCGCAGCTATGCGTTATACAGAGGCAAGGCTTACACCTATTGCTCTAGAAGCTTTAAGAGATATAGATAAAGATGTAGTAGATATGACTTACAACTATTCAGAAACAGAAAAGGAACCAAGGGTACTGCCAAGTAGATATCCAAACTTACTGGTAAATGGAACCTTTGGCATAGCAGTAGGACTATCTACAAATATACCACCTCATAATTTAAGTGAAGTAATAGATGGAACCATAGCATACATAGAAAATAATGATATATCAGTAAAGGAACTTTTAAATTATATAAAGGGACCAGATTTGCCTACAGGTGGGGTTTTGATAGGTAAAAATTCCATATTGTCTAGCTATGAAACTGGTGAGGGAAAAGTTACTTTACGTGCTAAAACATCTATAGAAAAATTGGAAAATGGAAGATGGGGCATAGTGATAAAAGAGTTCCCTTACAGGAAAAATAAAGCCAAAATACTTCAAACTATTTCAGAGATGACAGCAGACAAAAAACACTCTAAGACATTAGAATCCATAACTGATATAAGAGATGAATCTGATAGAAATGGTATAAGAGCGGTTATTGAATTTAGAAAGTCTGTGGAAAAAGATATTGTAGAGAAAGTTTTAAAGTATTTATTTAAAAAGACAGATCTTCAATGTAATATAAACTTCAATATGGTAGCTTTAGCTAATGGTAAGCCTGAAACCATGGGACTTAAAACTATCCTTAAATATTATGTAGACCACCAAAAGGAAGTTGTTACAAGAAGGACACTTAAAGAGTTAGAAGTAACAAAGAAGAGATTCCATATAGTAGAGGGATTTATAAAAGCTATAGATATAATGGATGAAATATTAAAGGTGATAAGAGCATCTAAGTCTAAAAAAGACTCTGAAAATAACCTTGTAAGCAAGCTTGGATTTACTCCAGAACAAGCGCAGGCTATAGTGGAACTTATGCTTTATAAACTCACAGGTCTAGAAATAAAGGTATTTCAAAAGGAGTACAGAGAATTAGAAAAGAAAATTAAAGCTTTGGAAAAAATACTATCCAGTGAAAAAGAGCTTTATAAAGTAATAAAAAAAGAACTTTTAGATGTAAAAAATATGTATGGTGATGAAAGAAGAACGGAAATAGTAAAAGATGATGATGAAGCTAAAATAGAAATTGAAGAAATAATAATAGAAGAAGATAATATGATAACTATGTCTAATGAAGGATTTATAAAGAGAATTTCATCTAAATCCTATGTTAGAACTAATTTGGGTGTAGAGGATATTGAGTATAGAGAAGGAGATTTTAATAAGTATTTTATAGAGTCTAATACGAAACATAGTTTGGTTGTGTTTACGGATAAAGGAAACATGTATCAAACAAAAGTTATAGAGCTTCCTGAGCTTAAATGGAAAGAAAAAGGTGAAAGATTAGATTCCATAATTAAAGGTTTAAATTTAGAAGAAGAAAGAATAGTAAATGTATACTCTATAGATGATTTTAATAGTGAAAAAGTTTTTATATTTTTAACAGACGAAGGAACTATGAAAAAGTCTTCTTTGGAAAGATTTAATACTAATTATTCAAAAATTTCAGCTCTTAAACTTAAGAATAGTGAAAAATTAGTAGATGTAAATTTAATGAATAGTGGAAGAAAAGAAGCATATATTGAAATTTTAACGGAAAATGATTTGAAGTTTACATTAAAGGAGCCTAAACTAGAGGAAGGCGACAGAAATATAAAAGGAATCACTTTAGTAAATTTAGGTTCAAAGAATAGAATTAAATCTGTGAAATTTATAGAAGAGTATTCTCCTAAGAAATTATTTATTAAAATAAGTAAAACAGGAAATATTAAAGTTAGTGATAAAGAAGTATCAGGAAGTGTTAGCTATAAATGGGATGATACTATTCTTGTGTTTGATAGTAAGGGATTTGTTCATCAGATACCTGGATATTTGCTAGAAAATATAAGCAGTGACAAATTTAATTTAAGTAATATATTAGATGAATTCAATAAAGAAAACATAGTGTTAAGTACATTGTCTATAAGAGATTTTAATGAAGAATTGGATTTGTATTTCTTTAGTAAAAATGGATATGTTAAGAAAACAGCTTTAAGTGAATTTAAAGGTAATTATATATCCACTGTATGTTATAAATTTAGAAATGAGGATGATTTACTCATAGATGTAGAAGCTTATAATTCATCAGATAAAAAAGATATAATTATAATAACAAAAAAGGCCATGAGTATAAGATTTTCAGCAGATTCTGTAAATTATATGGGTAAAATAGCCTCAGGGGTTACAGGTATAAGTTTAAGAGAAGATGATGAAGTAATATTTGGAGCACTTGTAGCCACAGATGTATCTAAGGAAAGTAGCAAATTTAATGAAATTGCTGTTTCATATACAAGCAATACGGAAAAAATTATATTAACTACTAATAAGAAAAATGTAGAGGAAGTATCTTTAGATGAAATAAAGCTTCAAAATAGAGCTGGCAGAGGAAAGAGTATTATGATGGTAGTTATGGATGAAATTTTAAGTGGTATTAAGATGAAGTAA
- a CDS encoding GNAT family N-acetyltransferase, whose protein sequence is MKGLEKQIMCNFNEYKIIKADIRQWATYHAIYRLSQLNEWMPLTFKGEIERYIKSDFAYWVVKNNRKIGGALIKPNMLKCVFTIEPFEDKEELSRALIYHTQKISDMNKEIVVPNVDLSLVNLYKSHGFLKERGEKLMICPTGKYNVDFGDEFSYSIPETKHKKEMTQLYYDTYSKSNVPLIAAQSYQFQMNSVDIFFNHVKAMNVPKRWSSLIYHKADNKLVSACTVGLINGFPYILDLVVHPHFQRNGLARKMIMRLLNLANYEYEAVRLCVDTSNDAQLFYKEMGFIGLGETAYMVKRASDNI, encoded by the coding sequence ATGAAAGGATTGGAAAAGCAGATTATGTGCAATTTTAATGAATATAAAATTATAAAAGCAGATATAAGACAATGGGCAACATATCATGCTATATATAGATTAAGTCAATTAAATGAGTGGATGCCTTTAACGTTTAAGGGAGAAATAGAACGATATATTAAATCAGACTTTGCATACTGGGTAGTTAAAAATAATAGAAAAATAGGTGGTGCGCTTATAAAGCCGAATATGCTTAAATGTGTTTTTACCATAGAACCTTTTGAAGACAAAGAAGAGTTAAGTAGAGCTTTAATATATCATACACAAAAAATATCGGATATGAATAAGGAAATTGTAGTACCTAATGTAGATTTATCATTAGTTAATCTTTATAAAAGTCATGGATTTTTAAAGGAAAGAGGAGAAAAATTAATGATATGTCCTACAGGAAAATATAATGTAGATTTTGGTGATGAGTTTAGCTATAGTATACCGGAAACTAAACATAAAAAAGAAATGACTCAGTTATATTATGATACCTATAGTAAAAGTAATGTGCCACTTATAGCAGCTCAAAGCTACCAGTTTCAGATGAATAGTGTGGATATATTCTTTAATCATGTTAAAGCTATGAATGTTCCCAAAAGGTGGTCGTCACTTATATATCATAAGGCTGATAATAAGCTTGTTTCTGCATGTACAGTGGGGCTTATTAATGGATTCCCATATATACTTGATTTAGTAGTACATCCCCATTTTCAAAGAAATGGACTAGCTAGGAAAATGATTATGAGATTATTAAATCTAGCTAATTATGAGTATGAAGCTGTAAGATTATGTGTAGACACAAGTAATGATGCACAACTTTTCTATAAGGAAATGGGATTTATAGGTTTAGGAGAAACTGCATATATGGTAAAAAGAGCATCTGATAATATCTAG
- a CDS encoding DEAD/DEAH box helicase encodes MTNSFNTLNLNQNLIEALKKQGIKDPTDIQMKAIPVSLENKDIIGESQTGSGKTLAYLLPIFQKIHSDRKEMQAIILAPTHELAMQIDKQIKLLSENSMMGVTSTTIIGEVNIKRQIEKLKEKPHIIVGSSGRILELIKKRKISAHTIKTIVIDEGDKLLDENNLNSVKEVIKTTMRDRQLMVFSATINEKTLNTAKALMKDPEVIKVEGKNIANPNITHMYFVTEHRDKIETLRKLIASTKPEKAIVFINRSEEIKLTTLKLQYHHMKAYGIYGTASKEERKKALEGFRSGKFNILVASDLAARGLDVNDITHIFNLDLPRDPKEYLHRVGRTGRAGKSGTALSIVTKGEVSIIKKISKNFNIKIQEKEILKGSIVKPRNNKYSKPSSFSKFISDKKSSNSSKQKSR; translated from the coding sequence ATGACAAATTCATTCAATACATTAAATTTAAACCAAAATTTAATAGAAGCGTTAAAAAAACAAGGTATAAAAGATCCAACGGATATTCAAATGAAAGCAATACCCGTTTCCCTAGAAAATAAAGATATAATAGGTGAATCTCAAACCGGCAGCGGAAAGACACTTGCTTATTTACTTCCTATATTTCAAAAGATACATAGTGATAGAAAAGAAATGCAAGCAATAATATTAGCTCCAACTCATGAGCTAGCTATGCAAATAGATAAACAAATAAAACTTTTATCAGAAAACTCCATGATGGGCGTAACCTCTACTACTATAATAGGTGAAGTTAATATAAAAAGACAAATAGAAAAACTAAAGGAAAAACCTCACATAATAGTAGGTTCTTCTGGAAGAATACTTGAGCTTATAAAAAAGAGAAAAATTTCTGCCCATACTATTAAAACTATAGTTATAGACGAGGGAGATAAACTTTTAGATGAAAATAACTTAAATTCAGTGAAAGAAGTTATAAAGACAACTATGAGAGACAGACAATTAATGGTTTTTTCAGCTACTATAAATGAAAAAACCTTAAACACAGCCAAAGCCTTAATGAAAGACCCTGAAGTTATAAAAGTAGAGGGGAAAAATATAGCTAATCCAAATATAACTCATATGTATTTTGTAACAGAGCATAGAGATAAAATAGAAACTCTAAGAAAATTAATAGCTTCTACTAAGCCAGAAAAAGCTATTGTATTTATAAATAGAAGTGAAGAAATTAAATTAACCACCTTAAAACTTCAATATCATCACATGAAAGCCTATGGCATATATGGAACTGCTTCAAAGGAAGAACGTAAAAAAGCCTTAGAAGGCTTCAGAAGTGGAAAGTTTAATATTTTAGTAGCCTCTGATTTAGCTGCCAGAGGATTAGATGTAAATGATATAACTCATATATTTAATTTAGATTTACCTAGAGACCCTAAGGAATATCTTCATAGAGTAGGTAGAACTGGAAGAGCAGGTAAATCCGGCACCGCCCTTTCCATAGTTACAAAAGGAGAAGTTTCTATAATTAAAAAAATTTCAAAAAACTTCAATATAAAAATTCAAGAAAAAGAAATATTAAAAGGTTCTATAGTGAAACCACGTAATAATAAATACTCAAAACCATCTTCATTTAGTAAATTTATTTCAGATAAAAAAAGCTCTAATTCAAGTAAACAAAAATCTCGCTAA
- a CDS encoding GNAT family N-acetyltransferase yields the protein MLKIRNIKIGELEKVSEFIAYMNSDKKHHIGYCGVLKEEILKSLQEEYTKEALEKCFVAAYEYDKIVGILGVDIDEESKFGELWGPFVRDGFNKSEVFSMLWDKLTKSISNMCEEFGVFCNAKNIKCIKFAERYNFQRNGEFIIMELNSKELQRALEFKLFEITSEYYNQFEMLHNRIFPKAYYNGKTILSRINEHRKVFIIKENNELLGQIYVEVEPEFVESNIEFIAVREDKQGKGLGSKLINIAINWIFSFEKIESITLCVNKENKKALKLYRKCGFKEKNNMIFLKKGCFKREGKLVYIKKPQFYELTYVKKLWADEETMKDVGGALDFPKEKWDSWYKKMIEPGDGRNFYCLIYNNEHQSVGEVSFHRYDEINKTAEFNIKIESKYRGRGYANEAMKLMLKYYFYEFGGEVMLDEVINVNGQQALKKFGFEVISSAEESISFRMTKERFEEIL from the coding sequence ATGTTAAAAATAAGAAATATTAAAATTGGAGAATTAGAAAAAGTATCAGAGTTTATAGCATATATGAATTCTGATAAAAAACACCATATAGGATATTGCGGTGTTTTAAAGGAGGAAATTTTAAAATCTCTTCAAGAGGAATACACAAAAGAAGCATTAGAAAAGTGCTTTGTTGCTGCTTATGAATATGATAAGATTGTTGGAATATTGGGAGTAGATATAGATGAAGAAAGTAAATTTGGAGAATTGTGGGGACCATTTGTAAGAGATGGTTTTAATAAATCAGAGGTCTTTTCAATGCTTTGGGATAAACTTACGAAATCTATTTCAAATATGTGTGAAGAATTTGGTGTATTTTGTAATGCAAAAAACATTAAATGTATTAAATTTGCTGAAAGGTATAATTTCCAAAGAAACGGTGAATTTATAATTATGGAATTAAACAGCAAAGAATTACAGAGGGCTTTAGAATTTAAACTTTTCGAAATAACGTCAGAGTATTATAACCAATTTGAAATGCTTCATAATAGAATTTTCCCAAAAGCATATTATAATGGAAAAACTATATTAAGCAGGATTAACGAACATAGAAAGGTATTTATTATTAAAGAAAATAATGAATTGCTGGGTCAAATTTATGTTGAAGTGGAGCCAGAGTTTGTAGAAAGCAATATTGAATTTATTGCAGTAAGAGAAGACAAGCAGGGTAAGGGCTTAGGTAGTAAGCTCATTAATATAGCAATTAATTGGATTTTTTCTTTTGAGAAAATAGAAAGTATTACGCTTTGTGTTAATAAAGAAAATAAAAAAGCACTAAAACTATATAGAAAATGTGGATTTAAAGAAAAAAATAATATGATATTCTTAAAGAAAGGATGTTTTAAAAGGGAAGGTAAATTGGTTTATATAAAAAAGCCCCAGTTTTATGAATTAACTTATGTGAAAAAACTTTGGGCCGATGAGGAAACTATGAAAGATGTAGGCGGAGCTTTAGATTTTCCTAAAGAAAAATGGGATAGTTGGTATAAGAAAATGATAGAACCGGGAGATGGAAGAAACTTTTATTGTCTTATTTACAATAATGAACACCAAAGTGTTGGGGAAGTTAGTTTTCATAGATATGATGAAATAAATAAAACTGCCGAGTTTAACATAAAAATAGAAAGTAAATATAGGGGCAGAGGCTATGCCAATGAGGCCATGAAACTTATGTTAAAATACTACTTTTATGAATTTGGTGGAGAAGTTATGTTGGACGAAGTGATAAATGTAAATGGGCAGCAGGCTTTAAAGAAATTTGGATTTGAAGTGATTTCTAGTGCAGAAGAAAGCATTAGTTTTAGAATGACTAAAGAAAGATTTGAAGAAATTTTATAA